From one uncultured Methanoregula sp. genomic stretch:
- a CDS encoding MASE3 domain-containing protein produces the protein MIIEKNSEVPESTKRFFLPITILSGAIAAAILIGLYLISLQNYILFHGIVELAGIAVAFSIFIIVWNTRRDIDDAFFLIVGISFLFIGSIDLVHTLAYKGMGIFPGNNSDLPTQLWIAGRYFQSITFLVATLFIGRTITRDRKYDTGIIVSACTAACVLIFLSIFVWQNFPQCFIESTGLTPFKIASEYVISAILIATIIILYRRREHFDPTVWHYLIAAQAFLIFGELAFTSYVSVYGFMNMLGHLFRLLSVYFFYRAFVVIALTQPYDLLLRKIRQDEYALNERFKELNCLYSISALLEQPEISTSEILAKTVTFLSPAMQFPENAEARIVLDGQTFQTVRFRETPWMLVREILVNGTPVGRVEVCYLEERPAIHKGPFIEEERHLIHAVAERMGHIIERTRAEDALRSNEEKYRTLFDNMLEGFAYCRMIYDAEGRPADWEYIDVNRKFGQLTGLQDIKGKRVLEAIPGIRELAPELFDTYGRVASTGTPETFDIDFKPLKMWLKVSVFSPSKGYFVAVFENITERKRADDDIRMARDFYLKILDDFPNPIWRADLNGKCDYFNRDWLAFTGRSIEQELGDGWAEGVHPDDLERCVKTYLDHFHARTPFEMEYRLRYHDGTYHWLNDSGKPFYMEEGKFAGYIGSCYDIQNRRQAEEALRQMNNKLNLLSSITRHDIRNQLMALNAYISLSEDAIDKPAELKGFFTKEQKIADAITRQIAFTKDYEDLGVKSPVWQNVSVLVRDAGTAHPMRNIALETRCPSLEVFADPLLEKVFYNLIDNSLGYGGEKMTTIRVIASEGKEDLRILYEDDGNGISADDKKELFRKGFGRHTGLGLFLSREILQITGITITENGEPGKGVRFEIVVPKGVYRFTDRT, from the coding sequence ATGATAATCGAAAAAAATTCAGAAGTGCCAGAATCCACAAAAAGGTTTTTTCTTCCGATCACCATCCTCAGCGGGGCAATCGCCGCAGCAATCCTGATCGGTTTGTATCTCATCAGTCTCCAGAATTATATTCTCTTTCATGGGATCGTTGAACTTGCCGGTATTGCTGTTGCGTTCTCAATTTTTATCATAGTCTGGAATACCCGGCGTGATATCGATGATGCGTTTTTCCTGATCGTGGGAATCTCGTTTCTCTTCATCGGGAGCATCGATCTCGTGCATACCCTTGCGTATAAGGGGATGGGGATATTTCCCGGAAATAATTCAGATCTCCCCACCCAGCTCTGGATTGCAGGGCGGTACTTCCAGAGCATAACCTTCCTTGTTGCAACCCTTTTCATTGGCAGAACAATCACCAGGGACCGGAAATATGATACCGGGATCATCGTATCGGCCTGCACTGCCGCCTGCGTGTTGATCTTTCTTAGCATCTTTGTCTGGCAGAACTTCCCGCAGTGCTTTATCGAGAGCACCGGGCTCACCCCGTTCAAGATTGCAAGCGAGTATGTCATCTCCGCGATCCTGATTGCAACCATCATCATCCTGTACCGGAGGCGCGAGCATTTCGATCCCACGGTATGGCACTACCTCATCGCCGCACAGGCATTCCTGATTTTTGGCGAACTGGCCTTCACCTCCTACGTCAGCGTGTACGGGTTCATGAACATGCTCGGCCACCTTTTCCGGCTCCTGTCAGTCTACTTCTTCTACCGGGCATTCGTTGTCATTGCCCTTACACAACCATACGATCTTCTCCTGCGGAAGATCAGGCAGGACGAGTATGCGCTGAACGAGCGGTTCAAGGAACTGAACTGCCTGTATAGTATCTCGGCCCTGCTGGAACAGCCGGAAATTTCCACGAGCGAGATCCTGGCAAAAACGGTAACCTTCCTCTCCCCGGCCATGCAGTTCCCCGAAAATGCTGAAGCTCGCATCGTGCTTGATGGACAGACATTCCAGACAGTCCGGTTCCGGGAAACACCCTGGATGCTGGTGCGCGAAATCCTGGTGAACGGCACGCCTGTGGGACGTGTGGAAGTCTGTTACCTGGAGGAACGGCCGGCAATCCATAAAGGGCCGTTTATAGAAGAGGAGCGGCACCTGATACATGCCGTTGCCGAGCGGATGGGACATATCATCGAGCGTACGCGGGCAGAAGATGCCCTGCGGTCGAACGAGGAAAAGTACCGGACGCTCTTTGATAATATGCTGGAAGGGTTTGCGTACTGCCGGATGATCTATGACGCGGAGGGGAGACCGGCGGACTGGGAGTACATCGATGTTAACCGGAAGTTCGGACAGCTGACCGGCCTTCAGGACATCAAAGGGAAGCGTGTTCTTGAAGCGATACCCGGTATCCGTGAGTTAGCCCCGGAGCTCTTTGATACGTACGGGCGTGTGGCATCAACGGGTACACCGGAGACATTCGATATCGACTTCAAACCGCTGAAGATGTGGCTGAAGGTCTCGGTCTTCAGCCCAAGCAAGGGTTATTTTGTGGCGGTCTTTGAGAACATCACCGAACGTAAACGGGCAGATGACGATATCAGGATGGCGCGTGACTTCTACCTGAAGATCCTCGATGATTTCCCCAACCCGATCTGGCGGGCGGATCTGAATGGCAAGTGCGATTATTTCAACCGGGACTGGCTTGCATTTACCGGCCGGAGTATTGAACAGGAACTTGGTGACGGGTGGGCAGAAGGTGTCCACCCTGACGATCTCGAACGGTGTGTGAAAACGTATCTCGATCATTTCCATGCAAGAACACCCTTCGAGATGGAATACCGGCTCCGGTATCATGATGGTACCTATCACTGGCTCAATGACAGCGGGAAACCATTCTATATGGAGGAAGGGAAATTTGCCGGGTATATCGGATCCTGCTACGATATCCAGAACCGCAGGCAGGCAGAAGAGGCCCTGCGGCAGATGAACAACAAACTGAACCTGCTCTCCAGTATCACCCGGCACGACATCAGAAACCAGCTGATGGCATTGAATGCCTATATATCGCTTAGTGAAGATGCCATCGACAAACCTGCTGAACTTAAGGGTTTCTTTACCAAGGAACAGAAAATTGCCGATGCCATTACCCGCCAGATCGCGTTCACCAAGGATTACGAGGATCTCGGTGTGAAATCCCCGGTATGGCAGAATGTGAGTGTGCTTGTCCGGGATGCAGGAACTGCACACCCGATGCGGAATATCGCACTTGAGACCCGGTGCCCATCTCTTGAGGTATTTGCCGATCCCCTGCTTGAAAAAGTGTTTTACAACCTCATCGACAACTCCCTGGGCTATGGCGGGGAGAAGATGACAACGATCCGCGTAATCGCGAGTGAAGGAAAAGAGGATCTCCGGATCCTGTATGAGGATGATGGCAACGGGATCAGCGCTGATGATAAAAAGGAGTTATTCAGGAAAGGGTTTGGCAGGCATACCGGTCTTGGTCTCTTCCTGTCCCGGGAGATCCTTCAGATTACCGGTATCACGATTACCGAGAATGGGGAGCCCGGCAAAGGTGTACGGTTCGAGATTGTTGTGCCAAAAGGGGTATACCGTTTTACTGACCGTACGTAA
- a CDS encoding hybrid sensor histidine kinase/response regulator encodes MTKILIADDIASNLYLLESILKGNGYFVISARNGAEALAAAKKDPPDLIITDILMPVMDGFELCRQWKADERLRTIPFIFYTATYTDPKDEQFARSLGAERFLVKPLKPEIFAKVVRDVLEEAHSRIGTVPVQVQGDEKKILQEYNEVLFRKLEKKVMQLESEIAERKAAQEQREAVIRELEVKNAELARFTHTVSHELRTPLITIQGFAGLVDKEVSKMGDYPDLKNHVRRIAAAINTMDALMADLLRLSRAGITISSPEPVGFGIIAREAGDILAQPLENRGVRLEIAPDLPEVNVDRTRIREVMVNLIDNSIKFLGDQKYPIIRIGMDPGGKRPVFFVQDNGIGIEPRYLDRIFNLFEKLDSESPGTGVGLSIVKRIIEAHGGKIWAESEGPQKGATIRFTLPLPADKWERR; translated from the coding sequence ATGACAAAGATCCTGATCGCTGACGATATTGCCTCAAACCTCTACCTGCTGGAATCAATCCTGAAAGGAAACGGCTATTTCGTGATCTCTGCCAGGAACGGTGCCGAAGCTCTTGCCGCGGCAAAAAAAGATCCGCCGGATCTTATCATCACCGATATCCTGATGCCGGTGATGGACGGGTTCGAGCTCTGCCGGCAGTGGAAGGCCGATGAGCGGTTGCGGACCATCCCGTTCATCTTCTATACGGCCACCTATACCGATCCCAAGGATGAACAGTTTGCCCGCAGTCTCGGGGCTGAGCGATTCCTCGTCAAACCCTTAAAGCCTGAAATCTTCGCAAAGGTGGTACGGGATGTGCTTGAAGAGGCACACAGCAGGATCGGGACCGTTCCTGTACAGGTCCAAGGTGACGAGAAGAAGATCCTGCAGGAATACAACGAAGTGCTGTTCCGTAAGCTCGAGAAGAAGGTTATGCAGCTTGAATCCGAGATCGCCGAGCGGAAAGCGGCACAGGAACAGCGGGAAGCGGTTATCAGGGAGCTCGAGGTGAAAAATGCTGAACTGGCACGGTTTACTCACACGGTATCCCATGAACTCAGGACCCCGCTCATCACAATCCAGGGATTTGCCGGGCTGGTGGATAAGGAAGTATCCAAAATGGGGGATTACCCGGACCTGAAAAACCATGTCCGCCGTATCGCTGCTGCCATTAATACGATGGATGCACTGATGGCCGATCTCCTCCGGCTCTCCCGTGCAGGGATAACTATCAGCTCTCCGGAACCGGTCGGGTTTGGTATCATCGCCCGTGAAGCAGGAGACATTCTGGCCCAGCCGCTTGAGAACCGGGGTGTAAGGCTTGAGATTGCACCCGATCTTCCGGAGGTAAATGTTGATCGTACCCGTATCAGGGAGGTTATGGTGAATCTCATTGATAATTCCATAAAGTTCCTTGGGGACCAGAAGTACCCGATCATCCGGATTGGTATGGACCCGGGAGGGAAAAGACCGGTCTTTTTCGTGCAGGACAATGGCATAGGAATCGAACCCCGGTATCTTGACCGGATCTTCAACCTGTTCGAAAAACTTGACTCAGAATCACCGGGAACCGGGGTAGGCTTATCGATTGTCAAACGAATCATCGAGGCCCATGGAGGTAAGATCTGGGCAGAGTCGGAAGGGCCACAAAAAGGCGCGACGATCCGGTTCACACTCCCCCTGCCTGCCGATAAGTGGGAACGCAGATAA
- a CDS encoding response regulator — protein MKIKILYIEDNDQNFYLVSFIMSAKGYEVKRAHDGREGIDLAIQEKPDLILLDIQLPIMDGYATARELRKIPGVSTTPIVALTSYAMAGDREKALEAGCTGYIEKPINPKTFTEQIQQFLPSVDSTGAGK, from the coding sequence ATGAAGATAAAAATTCTCTACATCGAGGACAATGACCAGAACTTCTACCTGGTCAGCTTTATCATGAGCGCGAAAGGATATGAAGTGAAACGGGCACACGACGGCAGGGAGGGCATTGATCTTGCCATACAGGAGAAACCGGATCTCATCCTGCTCGATATCCAGCTGCCGATCATGGACGGGTATGCGACCGCACGCGAGCTGAGGAAAATTCCCGGCGTGAGTACAACACCGATCGTCGCGCTCACGTCCTATGCAATGGCAGGGGATCGCGAAAAAGCCCTTGAAGCAGGATGCACCGGCTACATCGAGAAGCCGATCAACCCGAAGACCTTCACGGAGCAGATCCAGCAGTTCCTTCCCTCCGTTGATTCAACAGGAGCTGGTAAATGA